In Oxalobacteraceae bacterium OTU3CINTB1, the sequence GCCTGCACAAATGGGAAAACAAGGCGCGCAAAGCCTACGACCGCATGGTCATGGGCGCGCCCACCGTGTCCAAAGCCAAGATCGACGCCAAGATGCTCGATCTGGTCGGCCTGATCGACGGCATGGGCATTCACCTGAAGACGCCCGACAGTCTGCAGCGCTGGCTCGAAGCCTCCAACGCCGCAGACACCGCCCCTGCCGGCCCGGTGGTACTGTGGAAAATTAAATAAAGTGTTGACGAAAAGATAGAGACGGCGTGTTGTCCTACACGACCTCGGACATTATGCTGATGTTCTTAATGTGGCCTTAAGACTATTCTGGAGACATCAACAACCCTCACCCACCTCCGGGAGTCTGTCATGGCACGCTATCTCCATTTCGCATACGGCGCATTACTGCTCAGTCTTGCTTGCGCTTCGACCTATGTGTTGGTAGAGGGTAATGCGCTGGGCCAGGCATCGGTTTACGTGCTGCGCTAACGTCGTGATATGCCGGCGCCTAGGCGCGGCATAGATTCCCGGACGAATGTAAAAATCCCGCCAGGCCTTACGAGGCATGGCGGGATTTTTTATGTCCGCAGCTAGGTCAGCGACCGGCCATCACCGGCGATAACCGCCACGACCCCAGCCACCGCGTCCCCAGCCGCCACGATGGCCGCCCGAGAAGCGGCTAAACGAGAAGTCCAGGCCGATGGAGACCGGCGGGTAGTAATACGACGGGGCCGGCTGGTAATACACAGGCGCGGGCGCGTAATAGACCGGCGGCGCGACCACATACGTGGTGCTGCTCACCGGTTCGGCGTAGACCACGCGCGAGCTCGGCGCCGGCAACTCCTCGGTCGTGTAGACGGTCGTCGGCGCGCTGCCAGGAGCGCGGTTCGACGGCGTCACGGAGACGGTGCGCCACTGGTAGGGATCCTGTACCTGGGCGGTGGTGTAATACGGCTGCTGCACTGCGCACCCGGTCAGCGCAACCATCGCGCCGATAACGGCAAAGATAATCTTCATGGCAATCTCCTTGTTCCAGAATCGTACTATATAAGGAAGTTTAGCGCGTTCGCAGCCAGATTACAGCTTGTTACACGTAATAGTACAGGCGAAAAAAAAGGAGCCGAATGCGGCTCCTTCTGGTATTGCCCTGCGGGACTATGCTTAGTCCAGTTTCCAGGCGTAGTCGACCTTGGTCCAGGTCTCGGCCGGCGCGCCGTCCTTGGTGCCCGGCTTGAATTTGCAGGCGCTCAGGGCCTTGATGGCGGCCTTGTCCAGGTTCTTAAAGCCGCTCGTCTTGTCCAGCTTGGAATCGGACACCGAGCCGTCAGCCTTGACCAGGAAGGACATTGATACCGTGCCCTGCTCTTCATTCATCAACGACGCTTTCGGATATTCCGCTTTGCAGTTCTTGGCATCGAAACTGGCCGGCACTTCGGCGGCGAACGCCGCTGGAACGCTCGACACGAGCACTGCTGCAACCACACTCAACCAACGCTTATTTGTAGACATCTGATTTCCCCTAGTATATGGATTCGGCAATCGGCCACGCCACCCCGGCATGGCCACTTGAGACAGGTGTTACAGCTTCCAGCTATAGTCGACCTTGGTCCAGGTCTGTGCTACCGCGCCGTCCTTGGTGCCCGGCTTGAACTTGCAACCACTCAGCGCTTTGAGCGCCGCTTTGTCGAGGTTCTTGAAACCGCTCGATTTTTCCAGCTTCGACTCGACGACGTTGCCGTCGGCGCCAACCAGGAACGCCATCTTGACGTCGCCCTGCTCTTCATTCATCAGCGATGCCTTCGGGTATTCGGCTTTGCAGTTCTTGGCGTCGACCGAGGCCGGCACTTCGGCGGCGATGGTGACGGCGGAGACGGCGGACAGAACGACGGCGGCGATGATCGAAAACTTGTTCATTTGTATTTCCCAACAATTATTTTTAGACACTGATTAGATAGACGCCAAGGCCCGCACACGTGTCGCAAAGGGCGACAGCAGGCCGAGGCAAGCTTTTAAAACTCTTCCCACTCGTCGGCGGCGCTGCTGCTCGGGCCGTTGACGACTTTCTTCGGTTTGGCGATCGCTGCGGCCGGCTTGGACGGCAATTTCTTCACAGGAGCGCGGGCGGCGGTGATCGGCTTGACCACTGCCTTCGGGGCTGGCGTAAATACCGGAGCGGCAACGCGCTCCTCGCCTTCCACCAGCTTGAAGATGCTGACCACCCGGGACAACTCGGAGGCCTGGTCTTGCAAGCTTTGTGCTGCGGCGGCGGACTCTTCCACCAGCGCGGCATTTTGCTGGGTCATGCTGTCCATCTCGATGATGGACAGGTTGACCTGTTCGATACCAGCACTTTGTTCCTGGCTGGCGTTGGCGATCTCGCTCATGATGTCGGTCACGCGGCGCACCGAGGCGACCACTTCATCCATGGTCACGCCGGCCTGGCCGACCAGCTTGGTGCCGGCGCCGACCTTCTCGACCGAGTCGTCGATCAGCATCTTGATTTCCTTGGCGGCGCCAGCGGAGCGCTGGGCCAGGTTGCGCACTTCCGACGCCACCACGGCGAAGCCGCGGCCCTGTTCGCCGGCACGGGCCGCCTCGACGGCGGCGTTCAGCGCCAGGATGTTGGTCTGGAAGGCGATACCGTCGATCACACCGATGATGTCGACGATCTTCTTGGCCGATGCGTCGATCGAGCTCATGGTGTTGACCACTTCCGACACCACTTTGCCGCCCTTGATCGCCACGTCCGACGCCACCGACGCCAGCTGGTTGGCTTCCCGGGCGTTGTCGGCGTTCTGTTTCACGGTCGAGGTCAACTCTTCCATCGCCGAGGCGGTTTTTTCCAGCGAGCTCGCTTGCATTTCGGTACGGGCCGACAGGTCGATATTGCCGGCGGCGATCTCGCGCGAGGCGGTGCCGATGGTTTCGGTGCCCGAACGGACCTGGCCGACGATGTCCACCAGGCTGTTGCGCATTTCTTTCATTTCGAACAGCAGGCTGTCCTTGTCGTTGCCGGTGGTGTCGATGGACACGGCCAGGTCGCCGTTGGCGATGCTGCTGGCGATCGAGGCGGTGTAGTCCGGCTCGCCACCCAGCTGCTTGAGCAGGCCACGGGTGATCATCAGTGCGGCGACGATCGAGATACCGACCGCGAGCAGGCCCATGATGATCATGAAGTTGCGGCCGCTGGAGAAGCCGTTGGCGGCGTCGACCTGCATCTGGGCGTTCAGTTTGTCTTCCAGCGTGGCCAGTTGATCGAGCGCGGCCATCCATTTTTTCTGGGCCGGACGGATTTCCTTGATCAGGACGCGGGTCGCGCCTTCGGCATTGCTTGCCAACCACAGCTCGGTCGCCTTGGCGATCGCCGGCATGGCCAGGCCTTCCTGTTCCTTGATGGTGGCCAGCAGGGCCTTCTCTTCAGGGGTGGCTTCGATGGCGAATTGCGCGCCCAGCTTGTTCTGTGCTTCGGTGTATTTGCCGGCCAGTTCCTTGACGCGGTTCAGTTCCGGTTCCATGTCGGCCGGGTCGGTCATCAGGGTCAGCACGCGCAGCGAGCTGATACGGTCGTTGACGTTGGTGCGCATGTCCAGCACCAGGCGCGAGACGACGTTGTTGACGCTGATGACGTGGTCCAGGCGATCCTGGATCTGCGCCATGCGGAAGATGCCGACCGTGGTCACGGCGATCAGGAACACCAGTACCAGGGCGAATCCGAGGCCCAGGCGCGTTCCGACTTTCATTTTTGCTAAATTCATTTCGTCTTCTTCTTAAGTGACACTGTTGATAAGAATTTGCCCTGGACTGACTCGTTGCTACGAGAACACTATCCGCACGCTCATTGCCGTAAATCAATAAAACATGACATTAGCAAACAATGACTGCGAATGCAAAATTAAGCGCTACACAGAGGCTTGGGTGTAGTTTTTGCGCCGCAATATGCGATGAATGGTGTTGGAAATGTGTGGTGTTTGATGAATTATAGATGCAAATTTTTCCTCAAAGCAAGAAAAAAATGCCACTATTTTACGCATGACGAATTTCTGCGTGGAAATACCAACAGATTGGTAAAATCAATGCCAGATAGGCAAGACTTAAGCGGCGGTACGCAGCCGGGCGGCCGCTTCGAGGAGGAGATTGGCGTCGCCGGCGGCGAGCTTTTTTGAATCGGACAACACTTGGCGGAACTGGCGGGCGCCAGGCAGGCCGGTCATCAGGCCCAGCATGTGGCGGGTGATGCTGTTGAGCTTGAGGCCCTTCTCGCCCAGTGCCAGCTGGGCACGGATGTAGGGAATCATCGCCTCGATCACCTGCTCGCGCGACTTGACGACGGCGTTGGCGTCGCCATAGTAGCGCTGGTCGAACGTGGCCATCACAAACGGGTTGTGATACGCCTCGCGGCCAAGCATGACGCCGTCCAGATGTTGCAGGTGCTCGTCAATCTCGGCCTCGGTCTTGATGCCGCCGTTGATGATGATTTCGAAGTCGGGAAAATCGCGCTTGAGGCGGTAGGCGTAATCGTATTTCAGCGGCGGCACCTCGCGGTTTTCCTTCGGCGACAAGCCCTTGAGGATGGCGTTGCGGGCGTGGACGATGAAGGTTTTGCAGCCGGCGTCGGCAACGGTGCCGACGAAATCGCGGACGAAATCGTAGCTTTCGGTCTGGTCGATGCCGATCCGGTGCTTGACGGTGACGTCGATGCTGACGGCGTCGCGCATGGCCTTGACGCAGTCGGCCACCAGTTGCGGCTCGGCCATCAGGCAGGCGCCGAAAGCGCCCTTCTGCACGCGCTCGGACGGGCAACCGCAGTTCAGGTTGATCTCGTCGTAGCCCCATTTTTCGCCCAGTTTGGCGCTGGTGGCCAGGTCGGTCGGGTCGCTGCCGCCCAGTTGCAGCGCGACCGGGTGCTCTTCGTCGTTGAAGCGCAGGTGGCGCTCGACGTCGCCGTAGACCAGCGCGCCGGTGGTGACCATCTCCGTGTACAACCACGTGTGGCGGCTGATGTGGCGGTGGAACACGCGGCAGTGGCGATCGGTCCAGTCCATCATCGGCGCGACCGACAGGCGGCGGCTCGGCTTGATGCCAGGCGCTGCGGCTGTATCGGTGGTTGGCTGGTCGATGATGGTCATGGCGGTTGCTACGGGATACGTATGAGGGTCGTCATTATATCGCCAAACCCCGCAGCGGGCCATCGGACCGCTCCGCTGGAGCGAACGGCAAGGTAACCAGACCGACCAGGTAGCGCGCCGGGGCGCTGGCGGGATTGGCGTAGACAATCTGCTGATCTTCGCGCATCGCCACGCAATCGCCGGCTTCCAGACGCCACTGTTGGTCGCCGCACGAGATATCCATGACGCCTTCGAGCATCCACATCTGATGGTGGATGTCGGACGCCCGCGCCATGCGCTCATAGACAACGCGCTGGCCGGGCGGGAACACCACCTCGACCAGTTGCAGCGGCGAACGCGCCGCCGGCGACAAGTGCCGCCGCACGTAGCCGGAGGCCGGGTCGGTCCATACCTGCTGATCAGCCGCGCGGCGCAGCGGCGACGGCGCGGCAGAGCTTTCGTCGGCTTCGAACAGCGAGGCCAACGTCACGCCGAGCGCGCCGGCCAGCTTGTCGAGCACGGTGGCGGTGGCGCTGCTCTCGCCTCTTTCGATCAACGAAATGTTGGAACGACTGACGCCGCTCAGTTCCGCCAAAGCCGTCAACGACAATTGGCGCGCTTCGCGCAAGGCCAGCACGCGGCCTGCAATTAATTTGTTTATATCCATGCCATCCATTATACTGGATTTACCGTCCAACAAAATGACCGATCATCCATGATGCATATTGCCTTTGAAACCCCGAACCAGCCTGAAGTCATTTCCCTGATCGCCGATCTCGATGCGTATCAGCTGTCGCTTTATCCGCCGGAGCTCGTCTATGCGCTGGATTTGCCGTCGTTGATGGCGCCGCATGTGAAATTTGCCGTGGCGCGCGAAGGCGATGCCGCCGGCAAGATCGTCGGTTGCTGCGCGATCGTACTGTCGCCGGAGTTTGGCGAGATCAAGCGGTTGTATGTGGACCCCGCCGGGCGCGGCAAAGGCACTGGGCGGGGCTTGCTGAGCTTGCTGGAAGCGGCGGCGGTGGAAGCCGGTTGCGCGCAGATGGTGCTGGAGACCGGGCCGTCGCAGCCGGAGGCGATGGGGCTGTATGAGCGGCATGGGTTCCAGCGCTGCGGTGCGTTCGGCGATTATCCGGAGGACCCAATGAGTGTGTTCATGCGGAAGGACCTCGCAAATACGTAGGGCGGATTAGCGTAGCGTAATCCGCCAATGTGTGCGTCGCGGGGGCGCATGCATTGGCGGATTACGGCGTTCCGCCTAATCCGCCCTACGTGTCTCTTCGTGTCTCATCGGGCTGCGTTCATCGGCGCCGCCCTCCCCTCACGCTTCCTTTTTCTTCTTGCGCACCACCGCCAGCTTCGGCGCATGCGGACCGAACATCTCGGCCACGCGCTCGAGCCGCACCGCGCCGTCGCCGACCAGGGTACCGGTCGCGCCCGCCACCTGCCGCACGATGCCCAGAGCCGCCGCGCGTGCTTCCGGCTCCTCCGGCAACAGCAGCGGCAGGTCGCGCATCGCCGCCTCTTCATCGACCTGCAACATCAGATACTGGTCGCGCACGATGGTCTTGAACTGCGTCACGCTCAACTCCTCGTCGTCCGAGGTGCGCAAGCGCAGCTGGCGTATCGTCGCAAACGCGCGCTCGTCGGCGGCGCTCATCTCCGGACTGCGATAGATGTAGAGCAAGCCGCGGATAATCGCCTCCGTCACCCCGCCCTCGGCGGTCTTGGTAGCGGCCGCCGCGCGGAACGCGTTCAACGCCGCCTCGTGCGCCAAATCGCGGCCGATGCGACGCGGCGCGCCGGCGTCGGATCGCAAGCCCACCAGCGCCTGCAACACCGGCGAGCCGTACACGCTGAGGAAGAACTTCTCCGTCGCCTCGTCGCGGGCATCGCGATAGGCATCCAGCGTGGCGACAATCTGCTTCGACATGTGCTCCTGCATCTGCAGGAAGACGTTGCTCTTATCGACCGGACGGCGCTGCGCGCGTACCTTCTCGGCCAGCGCCGGGATGCCGTCGAGCAGCTTGTTTTTGCTGGAGAACGCGGTATAGCGCAAGCGCAGCGGGTGCGATTCGCGCAGCCGTTCGGCGCTCTCTTCCGTCACCATGCTTTTAACGATCGGGCTGACGAACTGGCGGTACAGGCCCTGGTTGATTTCCGACACCCGCGCCACGGTCGCGAAACGGCGCTCGTCCTCGGCGTCGTTGCCGCCGAGCGCGCGCAGCGTATCCAGGCCGCGCCGCTCGAAACGCATGACGAAGTCGCCGCCCATCATGTCGCCTGCGGCGATCTCGGCCTGCAGCATTTCCTCGTCCTTGTCGAGGAACACCGCCTCGTAC encodes:
- a CDS encoding energy transducer TonB; translation: MSTNKRWLSVVAAVLVSSVPAAFAAEVPASFDAKNCKAEYPKASLMNEEQGTVSMSFLVKADGSVSDSKLDKTSGFKNLDKAAIKALSACKFKPGTKDGAPAETWTKVDYAWKLD
- a CDS encoding energy transducer TonB, encoding MNKFSIIAAVVLSAVSAVTIAAEVPASVDAKNCKAEYPKASLMNEEQGDVKMAFLVGADGNVVESKLEKSSGFKNLDKAALKALSGCKFKPGTKDGAVAQTWTKVDYSWKL
- a CDS encoding methyl-accepting chemotaxis protein; this encodes MNLAKMKVGTRLGLGFALVLVFLIAVTTVGIFRMAQIQDRLDHVISVNNVVSRLVLDMRTNVNDRISSLRVLTLMTDPADMEPELNRVKELAGKYTEAQNKLGAQFAIEATPEEKALLATIKEQEGLAMPAIAKATELWLASNAEGATRVLIKEIRPAQKKWMAALDQLATLEDKLNAQMQVDAANGFSSGRNFMIIMGLLAVGISIVAALMITRGLLKQLGGEPDYTASIASSIANGDLAVSIDTTGNDKDSLLFEMKEMRNSLVDIVGQVRSGTETIGTASREIAAGNIDLSARTEMQASSLEKTASAMEELTSTVKQNADNAREANQLASVASDVAIKGGKVVSEVVNTMSSIDASAKKIVDIIGVIDGIAFQTNILALNAAVEAARAGEQGRGFAVVASEVRNLAQRSAGAAKEIKMLIDDSVEKVGAGTKLVGQAGVTMDEVVASVRRVTDIMSEIANASQEQSAGIEQVNLSIIEMDSMTQQNAALVEESAAAAQSLQDQASELSRVVSIFKLVEGEERVAAPVFTPAPKAVVKPITAARAPVKKLPSKPAAAIAKPKKVVNGPSSSAADEWEEF
- the dusA gene encoding tRNA dihydrouridine(20/20a) synthase DusA, yielding MTIIDQPTTDTAAAPGIKPSRRLSVAPMMDWTDRHCRVFHRHISRHTWLYTEMVTTGALVYGDVERHLRFNDEEHPVALQLGGSDPTDLATSAKLGEKWGYDEINLNCGCPSERVQKGAFGACLMAEPQLVADCVKAMRDAVSIDVTVKHRIGIDQTESYDFVRDFVGTVADAGCKTFIVHARNAILKGLSPKENREVPPLKYDYAYRLKRDFPDFEIIINGGIKTEAEIDEHLQHLDGVMLGREAYHNPFVMATFDQRYYGDANAVVKSREQVIEAMIPYIRAQLALGEKGLKLNSITRHMLGLMTGLPGARQFRQVLSDSKKLAAGDANLLLEAAARLRTAA
- a CDS encoding XRE family transcriptional regulator; its protein translation is MDINKLIAGRVLALREARQLSLTALAELSGVSRSNISLIERGESSATATVLDKLAGALGVTLASLFEADESSAAPSPLRRAADQQVWTDPASGYVRRHLSPAARSPLQLVEVVFPPGQRVVYERMARASDIHHQMWMLEGVMDISCGDQQWRLEAGDCVAMREDQQIVYANPASAPARYLVGLVTLPFAPAERSDGPLRGLAI
- a CDS encoding GNAT family N-acetyltransferase; amino-acid sequence: MHIAFETPNQPEVISLIADLDAYQLSLYPPELVYALDLPSLMAPHVKFAVAREGDAAGKIVGCCAIVLSPEFGEIKRLYVDPAGRGKGTGRGLLSLLEAAAVEAGCAQMVLETGPSQPEAMGLYERHGFQRCGAFGDYPEDPMSVFMRKDLANT